Proteins found in one Pelmatolapia mariae isolate MD_Pm_ZW linkage group LG7, Pm_UMD_F_2, whole genome shotgun sequence genomic segment:
- the nfat5a gene encoding nuclear factor of activated T-cells 5a yields MPSDFISLLSSDIDLNSPKSLYSKESVYDLLPKELQLQPSSTQTDPPTMSQNSGGEAGPPPSAALASDATSSTSSPSASSSLAIGVTSSGPSTSSSDHLKVAQHLHSSGGDGAGVSEMQGAEGAPSRGSSGANATVGDVGPGALPGLGVQQPQNTPSKRRTVLSISPPPEDLFDDSQMSCQEEPTISGAPGPDSEQSSSMWADDSVSNFSLISSISYNDNTEVPRKSRKRTPRQRPGPKPAPPEDSMDVFDADSAKAPHYVLSQLGTDKTSSISSSLESGTAVKGGSLSAQFPQRSDGKELKILVQPETQHRARYLTEGSRGSVKDRTQQGFPTVKLEGVSESVVLQVFVANDAGRVKPHGFYQACRVTGRNTTACKEVDIEGTTVIEIPLEPSNDMTLAVDCVGILKLRNADVEARIGVAGSKKKSTRARLAFRVSIPQPDGSTLTLQVPSSPILCTQPAGVPEILRKSLHSCSVKGGEEVFIIGKNFLKGTKVIFQENITDDNSWQAEAKIDMDLFHQNHLIVTVPPFHNQSITSPVSVGIFVMTNAGRSHEAQPFTYTPDSADNSNVLTVKTEGISMVKTCLFDTPIKSMPSEQTEISDQTSKRQEDTPMEVSSNPPSTEVFKSSPDPLITVQQTLDLGSSPHPGGESFQRTMPLPSEDVDLPQAPPVFPSLESLSTIQKQEIAPTTSFSVSGDTTIPPVTPEVPQQFLRDPQESLSPESSSSSAGVVVVAMPQIAPSSQAQPQQSQVSLFPQEEVAQLERAVRELQGGSNTTLQQVLEAAVAQQQLNSVLYSPTPSAESLQQHVQENMNSLRLGSTDNSLSAQQQLQIQQQEQQQQIQQQFQQQQLQQQQQILGNLQQQQQQVINNIQMQQQLILQPQEQQQIMENIQQQQQQLQQNQQQQVLNNIQLQDQQQQNHILTNLQQHQLQQQQQQQQQQNQALSNLQQQQQQLQEQQVLENLQQHLQASSLLQQAGELLTIQTSFPTQPPSHTSPPQQLFQSPRPMAETQGSQQQVQAALIQNTLTVLTSGSLNSEQQSTGSTLYLTPNHQPQQQQQLAFISSMETSASQHQSVSMFQNQPQSQMQQQSTPMDQQQSPQQNQQQPAQLPMGQQGSLFQSIPNHSQGNPAPQQTGLLLCTTDLNPQAIAPTILFSTQTQGSSPMGTISVGITQSDTAEPMSFQDQSSSGSNSTTTENQQQSLFQEQQPMQVGPSSSSVQNNQPVELFIPQTNLSSLQSTIGSQELNNQAPAPATTIFVVQGGVGVVASPGQQPPEQLFQTSVGGNVASQGQASLFVFGIQNDSSQLLTSSGPSQPAQNQIQNSGHMQTLLDQPMAQTASPIPATMHSSLQNTLQAQMQTTLENAMQANTQTALQSSLQGNIEASLPTPMHTSLQTQIQSSLQNQLQASISTSSSMDKIEDLLESLQKQ; encoded by the exons ATGCCACCTCTTCCACCTCCAGCCCTTCTGCCTCTTCCTCCCTCGCCATAGGCGTTACATCCTCTGGCCCCTCTACCTCATCGTCAGACCATCTCAAGGTTGCCCAGCATCTCCACTCCAGCGGAGGAGATGGCGCTGGTGTTTCAGAGATGCAAGGTGCGGAGGGCGCccccagcagaggcagcagtggaGCAAACGCTACAGTAGGGGATGTAGGGCCGGGAGCGTTGCCGGGGCTAGGAGTCCAGCAGCCCCAGAACACTCCATCAAAGCGAAGGACTGTGTTGAGCATATCCCCACCACCTGAGGATCTGTTTGATGACAGCCAGATGTCTTGCCAAGAGGAACCTACCATATCTGGTGCACCAGGTCCCGACTCGGAGCAAAGCAGCAGCATGTGGGCCGATGATTCTGTCTCGAACTTCagtttgatcagctccatctcCTACAATGACAACACGGAGGTGCCGCGCAAGTCTAGAAAACGCACTCCTCGCCAGCGGCCCGGTCCCAAACCTGCTCCTCCAGAAGACAGCATGGATGTGTTTGATGCTGACAGCGCCAAAGCCCCTCACTATGTGCTATCTCAGCTGGGCACAGATAAGACCAGTTCCATATCCAG CTCTCTCGAGTCAGGAACTGCAGTGAAAGGTGGGTCACTGTCTGCTCAGTTCCCTCAGAGGAGTGATGGGAAGGAGCTAAAGATCCTGGTGCAGCCAGAGACCCAGCACAGAGCTCGCTATCTGACTGAGGGCAGCAGAGGTTCTGTCAAAGATCGTACCCAACAAGGATTCCCCACTGTCAAG tTGGAAGGTGTGAGTGAATCAGTTGTGCTGCAGGTGTTTGTAGCAAATGATGCAGGCAGAGTGAAGCCTCACGGTTTCTACCAGGCATGCAGAGTGACAGGACGCAACACCACTGCTTGCAAAGAGGTGGACATAGAAGGCACCACAGTTATTGAGATTCCTCTGGAGCCCAGCAATGACATGACACTTGC GGTGGACTGTGTAGGAATTTTAAAGCTCCGTAATGCAGATGTCGAAGCCCGCATTGGTGTTGCAGGATCCAAGAAGAAGAGTACACGAGCCAGGTTGGCCTTCAGAGTCAGCATCCCCCAGCCTGATGGATCAACCCTGACTTTACAGGTTCCCTCATCGCCGATCCTCTGCA CTCAGCCAGCAGGAGTGCCAGAGATCCTGAGAAAGAGTCTCCACAGCTGCTCAGTGAAAGGAGGCGAGGAAGTTTTTATAATCGGAAAGAACTTCCTTAAAGGAACCAAAGTTATTTTTCAGGAGAACATTACAG ATGATAATTCCTGGCAAGCCGAAGCAAAGATTGACATGGATCTTTTCCATCAG AATCATTTGATAGTGACAGTCCCTCCGTTTCACAACCAGTCAATCACTTCTCCTGTTTCTGTGGGTATTTTTGTGATGACCAATGCCGGTAGATCACATGAAGCCCAACCCTTCACCTACACTCCAGACTCAG CTGATAACTCAAATGTCCTGACAGTAAAAACGGAGGGGATATCCATGGTCAAGACCTGCTTATTTGATACCCCGATCAAATCTATGCCCTCTGAACAAACAGAAATCTCTGACCAGACATCCAAACGGCAAGAGGACACACCTATGGAAGTGTCTAGCAATCCACCATCGACAGAGGTCTTCAAA tcATCCCCTGATCCACTCATCACAGTGCAGCAGACTCTGGACCTTGGCTCTAGTCCTCATCCAGGTGGAGAGTCCTTTCAGAGAACAATGCCCTTACCATCAGAAGATGTGGACCTTCCCCAGGCACCCCCGGTCTTCCCTAGCTTAGAGTCCCTCAGCACGATACAAAAGCAAGAAATTGCcccaacaacctccttctctgTGTCAGGAGACACCACAATACCACCTGTGACACCAGAAGTCCCCCAGCAGTTCCTTAGAGACCCTCAGGAAAGCTTGTCACCTGAGAGTTCCAGTAGTAGTGCAGGGGTGGTGGTTGTGGCCATGCCACAGATAGCACCTTCCTCTCAGGCACAGCCACAGCAGTCCCAGGTCTCCCTCTTTCCCCAGGAAGAGGTGGCCCAGCTGGAAAGGGCAGTTAGAGAACTCCAGGGGGGAAGTAACACCACACTCCAGCAGGTGTTAGAAGCAGCTGTAGCTCAGCAGCAGCTAAATTCTGTGCTGTATAGCCCCACACCTTCTGCAGAATCCCTTCAGCAGCATGTCCAGGAGAACATGAACAGCCTTAGACTGGGGAGTACAGATAATTCACTGTCAGCACAGCAACAGCTACAGATACAACAACAGGAGCAgcaacaacaaatacaacagCAGTTTCAACAACAGCAACTGCAGCAACAGCAACAAATACTTGGAAACcttcagcagcaacagcagcaagtCATCAACAACATACAGATGCAACAGCAACTTATATTACAGCCACAAGAGCAACAGCAAATTATGGAGAATAttcaacaacagcaacaacaattgCAACAAAATCAGCAACAGCAAGTTCTAAACAATATTCAGCTTCAGGAtcagcaacaacaaaatcatATTCTTACCAATTTACAGCAACATCAGctgcaacagcaacaacaacagcagcagcagcaaaatcaAGCGTTGAGCAACctacaacagcaacagcagcaacttCAAGAGCAGCAGGTTTTGGAGAATTTACAGCAACACCTTCAGGCCAGCTCTCTCCTTCAACAGGCTGGAGAACTACTTACTATCCAGACTAGCTTCCCAACACAGCCTCCTTCACACACATCCCCCCCACAGCAACTCTTCCAGTCGCCTAGGCCCATGGCTGAAACCCAGGGGTCCCAACAGCAGGTCCAGGCTGCCCTCATCCAGAATACCCTGACCGTACTTACTAGTGGCAGTCTCAACTCAGAGCAGCAGTCCACAGGATCAACCCTATACCTGACGCCGAACCATCAGccccagcaacagcagcagctggcATTCATCTCCTCCATGGAGACATCAGCCAGCCAACATCAGTCTGTTTCAATGTTTCAAAATCAACCGCAGTCTCAAATGCAGCAACAGAGCACCCCAATGGATCAGCAGCAGTCCCCACAGCAGAACCAACAACAACCAGCACAGCTTCCAATGGGCCAGCAGGGTTCCTTATTTCAAAGTATTCCCAATCACTCACAGGGCAACCCTGCACCACAGCAAACAGGTCTGCTTCTCTGCACCACAGATCTGAACCCACAGGCTATCGCCCCTACTATTCTGTTTAGCACCCAGACCCAAGGCTCTTCCCCTATGGGGACCATTAGCGTTGGAATCACCCAGTCAGATACAGCAGAGCCCATGTCCTTCCAAGACCAGAGCTCTTCGGGCAGCAACTCAACAACCACTGAGAACCAACAACAGAGCTTGTTCCAGGAACAGCAGCCAATGCAAGTGGGCCCAAGTTCAAGCTCCGTCCAAAACAATCAACCTGTGGAGCTGTTCATACCACAGACAAATCTGTCCAGCTTGCAGAGTACTATTGGCTCACAGGAGCTCAACAACCAGGCTCCAGCCCCCGCCACAACCATCTTTGTGGTGCAGGGTGGTGTGGGTGTGGTAGCCAGCCCTGGTCAGCAGCCCCCAGAGCAGCTTTTCCAGACATCTGTGGGTGGCAATGTGGCTTCTCAAGGACAGGccagtctgtttgtttttggcatTCAGAATG actCATCCCAGCTGCTCACTTCTTCTGGACCCAGCCAACCTGCCCAGAACCAAATCCAGAACTCCGGTCACATGCAGACTCTGCTGGATCAGCCCATGGCCCAGACTGCCTCCCCAATCCCAGCTACCATGCATAGCAGCTTGCAGAACACCCTTCAGGCACAAATGCAGACCACCTTGGAGAACGCAATGcaggcaaacacacaaacagcccTTCAGTCCAGTTTACAAGGAAACATAGAAGCGAGCCTACCAACACCAATGCACACCAGTCTACAGACACAGATACAGAGCAGCTTACAGAATCAACTGCAGGCATCCATATCAACATCGTCCAGCATGGATAAAATTGAGGACCTACTGGAAAGCCTACAGAAGCAGTGA
- the nudt7 gene encoding peroxisomal coenzyme A diphosphatase NUDT7, giving the protein MHVKEEIIGILKQFDIGDKFSYLPLLPRASVLIPLFVRSGRLYTLLTLRSKELRTSAGEVCFPGGKRDPSDHDDVDTALREAEEEIGLSPDDVQVVCTLFPIINKTGLLVTPVVGFIEESFCPSPNPAEVSAVFTVPLDFFTSKEDHHSTYGVVGMSGLLHSFYFVDTDSGSQYHIWGLTALLAILVAVLALKKKPDFEVGFDSEDPLAFFQQILHRRISKL; this is encoded by the exons ATGCACGTTAAAGAAGAGATTATAGGCATTTTAAAGCAGTTTGACATAGGAGATAAGTTTTCCTATCTGCCATTGCTGCCCAGAGCTTCTGTGCTGATCCCGCTGTTCGTGAGGAGTGGGCGGCTGTACACCTTGCTGACGCTGCGTTCAAAAGAG cTGAGGACCAGTGCTGGTGAGGTGTGTTTCCCAGGTGGAAAGAGAGACCCCAGTGACCATGACGATGTGGACACAGCTCTGAGAGAAGCGGAGGAGGAGATAGGTCTATCACCTGATGACGTTCAGGTGGTCTGTACGCTGTTCCCAATCATTAATAAG ACCGGTCTGTTGGTGACTCCAGTTGTTGGCTTCATAGAGGAGtcattttgtcccagtccaaACCCAGCTGAGGTCAGTGCTGTGTTCACAGTCCCATTGGACTTCTTCACCAGCAAGGAGGACCACCACTCTACATATGGTGTCGTTGGGATGTCGGGGCTGCTgcactcattttattttgtggacACTGATTCGGGAAGCCAATATCACATATGGGGATTGACTGCCTTGCTGGCCATCCTGGTTGCTGTCCTTGCTCTTAAAAAGAAACCCGACTTTGAAGTTGGCTTTGACTCTGAGGACCCACTAGCATTCTTCCAACAGATCCTACACAGAAGAATCAGTAAACTCTGA
- the hprt1l gene encoding hypoxanthine phosphoribosyltransferase 1, like, translating into MASYLQIADDEKGHDLDLFCVPRHYENDLDKVIIPHGLIMDRTERLARDIIRDMGGHHIVALCVLKGGYKFFADLLDYIKSLNQNSDKSVPLTVDFIRVKSYCNDKSTNNVKVIGGDELSNLSGKNVLIVEDIVETGRTMETLLSLLSECNPKMVKVVSLLVKRTPRSSGYRPDYIGFEVPDAFLVGYALDYNEYFRDLSHICILNDQAKEKYKV; encoded by the exons ATGGCTTCCTATCTGCAG ATAGCTGATGATGAGAAAGGCCACGACCTGGACCTTTTCTGTGTTCCCAGACATTACGAGAACGATTTGGACAAGGTGATTATCCCACATGGACTCATCATGGACAG GACAGAGCGTCTGGCCCGCGACATCATTCGAGACATGGGGGGACATCACATCGtagctctgtgtgtgctgaaagGCGGCTACAAGTTTTTTGCAGACCTCCTCGACTACATTAAATCACTGAACCAGAACAGTGATAAATCAGTCCCGCTGACAGTGGATTTCATTAGGGTGAAGAGCTACTGC aatgATAAGTCAACTAACAATGTTAAAGTCATTGGAGGGGATGAGCTGTCCAATCTCTCAGGCAAG AATGTTTTGATTGTTGAG GATATTGTGGAGACAGGAAGGACGATGGAAACACTACTTTCCCTGCTGAGTGAATGTAATCCCAAGATGGTTAAAGTTGTAAG TCTCCTGGTGAAGAGGACCCCAAGAAGTTCAGGATATAGACCAGACT acaTCGGTTTTGAGGTACCGGATGCCTTTCTGGTTGGCTATGCTTTGGATTACAACGAGTACTTCAGAGATCTCAGT CACATCTGTATACTGAATGACCAAGCAAAGGAGAAGTACAAAGTGTGA
- the psmd7 gene encoding 26S proteasome non-ATPase regulatory subunit 7, producing MPELAVENVVVHPLVLLSVVDHFNRIGKVGNQKRVVGVLLGSWQKKVLDVSNSFAVPFDEDDRDDSVWFLDHDYLENMYGMFKKVNARERIVGWYHTGPKLHKNDIAINELIKRYCTNSVLVIIDVKPKDLGLPTEAYISVEEIHDDGTPTSKTFEHVTSEIGAEEAEEVGVEHLLRDIKDTTVGTLSQRITNQVHGLKGLNSKLLDIRSYLERVAAGKLPINHQIIYQLQDVFNLLPDVNLLEFTKAFYLKTNDQMLVVYLASLIRSVVALHNLINNKISNRDAEKKEGQEKEEGKKEKKDDKEKKDDKEKDKDKEKEKADGAKKDEKKKK from the exons ATGCCGGAGTTAGCGGTGGAAAATGTGGTCGTTCACCCCCTTGTGTTGCTCAGCGTGGTGGATCATTTCAACAG GATAGGAAAAGTGGGAAATCAGAAACGAGTGGTCGGTGTCCTCCTGGGGTCATGGCAGAAAAAAGTTCTGGACGTCTCAAATAGTTTTGCAG tGCCATTTGATGAGGATGACAGGGATGACTCAGTTTGGTTCCTGGACCATGACTACTTGGAGAACATGTATGGCATGTTCAAGAAAGTTAATG CCAGAGAACGAATAGTTGGCTGGTACCACACAGGacccaaattacacaagaatgaCATTGCCATCAATGAGCTCATCAAGCGGTACTGTACCAATTCG GTGTTGGTCATCATAGACGTGAAGCCCAAAGATCTCGGTCTGCCCACAGAAGCATACATCTCTGTGGAGGAAATCCATGAT GATGGCACACCAACATCCAAAACATTTGAACATGTCACCAGTGAGATTGGAGCTGAGGAAGCAGAAGAAGTGGGAGTGGAGCACCTGCTGAG AGACATCAAAGATACAACAGTGGGCACACTATCACAACGCATCACAAACCAGGTTCACGGCCTAAAGGGACTCAACTCTAAACTGTTGGACATCCGCTCTTACCTAGAGAGGGTGGCTGCAGGCAAACTTCCCATCAACCACCAGATCATCTACCAGCTGCAGGATGTTTTCAACCTGCTGCCTGATGTAAATCTACTG gaGTTCACAAAAGCCTTTTACCTAAAGACCAATGACCAGATGTTGGTGGTCTACTTGGCCTCGCTCATACGCTCTGTGGTGGCTCTGCACAACCTGATCAACAACAAGATTTCCAACCGAGATGCAGAAAAGAAGGAAGGACAGGAAAAGGAGGAAGgcaagaaagagaagaaggatgacaaagagaaaaaagatgacaaggagaaagacaaagacaaggagaaggagaaagcaGACGGTGCCAAGAAagatgagaagaagaaaaaatag
- the LOC134631476 gene encoding dynein light chain roadblock-type 2-like produces the protein MGEEVEAQMKRIEATKGVIGTLVVDPDGVPIRSTLDQSMTLQYAGQLRQLVVLARSAVRDIDPQNDLSALRVRSKSNEIIVVTENNYLVIGIQKLPEPDVSMGRETGSPLGLEYPGWLQKEGSDGY, from the exons ATG GGTGAGGAAGTTGAGGCACAAATGAAGAGGATTGAAGCCACTAAAGGTGTGATTGGAACGCTAGTCGTTGATCCAGATG GTGTTCCCATCAGATCAACTTTGGATCAGTCCATGACTCTACAATATGCAGGGCAGCTTCGACAACTTGTGGTATTGGCCAGAAGCGCAGTCAGAGATATTGACCCTCAGAATGATCTCAGCGCCCTCCGAGTCCGCTCCAAGAGCAATGAGATCATTGTTGTAACAG AGAACAACTATCTGGTGATAGGCATCCAGAAGCTTCCTGAGCCAGACGTTTCCATGGGCAGGGAG ACAGGTTCTCCCTTGGGACTAGAGTATCCTGGTTGGCTACAGAAGGAGGGAAGTGATGGCTATTGA